The DNA sequence CTTAATTTTTTGTTCTCTTATAAgttaaattaaaactacaattccTTTCAAACTACTGAGAGCCTATTTAGaatataagtaaatgaataaaatacctgGGAGCGAGATTAAACAGCCAAGGTGAATTGCAAACAAGAAAAGTAACTACTTACATGTTTctgtggcattaaaaaaaaaaaaaaaacatgtaatggTGTGATATGTTAACAAAGTGGAGTGAAAACACCAACTTGAAATAGTGAAATTAGCATGGTTACCATGGTTTTTTTCATCTTAAGATACTATTCACTagcttctggtttatttttttagtaaaatatttaaaatatgttttctgttAAGACATTTGTTGGGGAAAATGAGTCTTTTTAGATTTAAGAATTAGTATATGTGCAACCATACTTACAAGAAAAATTTCCTCTTGCATTTTGGCACCATTACATTCATTTGCAAAATATAATTTCTCCGGTCTTTGTGTTCTGTCTAAATGGGTCACTAATATTCTAAAATAGGATACTGGCATTGGGGAGATAAGAAATGTGGCTTTGAAAGTAGGCTGTATTCAATGGGACTCTTAAGACAAATGCAGAACACAAAAGCACAGACTAGGTACATTTATTTGGTGGTAAATGTCGTACAAATATGGTTATCAGGCAATGCTCGGCCAGTGTCCCAAACTCTGGCTACTAGGGCATGGGTACAGAATGAATGTGGTTTACAAAAAGCAATTCAAAAACAAGTGACTGCTAAGAAGAAGctattgaatatagaattgccattcaGTTCCATAGTGTATTATAGATATTAACATTTTCCTTAAATTGGACATAGTTGTACAATACACAGTATGATATCTATAACAGAAGCATTAAACAATTTGGTGAAATCCTACTAGAACAAACTTCAAGAAACAAGTTCTATATTTCCAAAAAGCTATTTGAAGAAAGGTTTAAAGCAGTTCTTCCTGAATACCACACACAAGATAGCTAAAGGTGAGAATTTTGAGGGTATCTCAATCTTAACTCCTGTCAGTAATGTAGCACCCTCCCCTTCTCCACACTCTATAGACATACATATAATTGGGAAAAGGAAAGGTTACAGGGGAGATGAGGTCTTTGCCCCACAAACCCAAAAGCAAAAAACATCCTCTTACATTTCCTGCCCACAGGATACAGGTCTTGAATCGTTTTCCCCCTATAAGTTTGGCACCAATCACATAACTTTTAATTCACAGAATATACAGTGCAAAATAATCTGACCCTATTGAGACAGAAACTACATAGGCGCCTGCGATGGCAAGAGAAGAAACATTGGTGACTACCACTTTGGGTAGGTAGAATCCTGTGTAGACATTGAGACATGCACGAATTCACTGCGACTTTCCATAGGAATTACAAGTCATATAGGATTCATTAGGGTCTCCAGagtttgggggagggggaaatCCTATTTTAGTGGGGGAAGTGAGGAGGATTTAAAGCTGACAGTCTTTGAACGTGAATGTTTATACCGTATACGTACCTGCTCTAGAGAGGGATTTTACTGTTCGCTGTCCGCTTCTCTGGCGGATCGTTGACTACTGGAGAGTTTTAGGAGAGAAAACACAAGGAAAGAGAGGGTGCACTTGCAAATTGAAGAAAGCCCCACAGAAGGTCCCGTGATCTGTATCTTCCATGGCCAATGTCAGTTTACCCGATCTCCAGTCTCTCGGGCCTCAGCAGCCAGGACGCAGTGGcatctgcagcagcagcacctgccGACTTTCTGAGGGATGGCACTTATTGATGTGCCGGGTCAGCCCCGGGGAGCTAAAAAAGGTGGACGGGCAGTGCTTACACGAGAAAATTTGCTGAGCATTCCCGTCTGATGCCGCGCCTGGACTCGGCGCCTCGGGGGACGTCCCCGCCAGAGCCGGGAGGAGCAGCTCCTCGCGGACAGCGTGCCACAGCCGGTGCTTGTCCCTGATGTCTGCGGACGGGAAGTGCGCCCCGCAAAGCGGGCAAGCGAAAGCGAGTGGGGCGCAGCGTTCGGAGCCGAAGCCTGGGGCGAGCGCGCGGGCAGAGCCAGCCTCGTGGGTTCCCAGGTGCTTGCGCAGATAGGCTTGGCGACGAAACTTTTTGTGGCAATATGGGCACACAAAGATCTCGGATCCTCCCATACCGCTAGCACTGCCTGGCATAGGCACTCGGCGCCCCAACACCCCTTCTGGGTAGGGAACCTGTGGCAGCGGTGGCTCGGAATGTGGCAGCACCGGGAGGCTAGTACGCGGGGCGCTGTCCAGGTGCTGATCCACCCTGGAACTGTCCCTGGCCAGTGAGTGCTGATCCTGAGTCCGCTCGGCCCGGCTATTCTCCTTCCCCTCGGCTAGGAAAGGTACGATGGCCCCGGAGTCCGGAGAGCATGAGGACGATGAAGAAGGCTGCTTCCCGTCGACAGAGGAAGCTGCGGCGGCGTTTGCAGCTGCGGGACGCGGCTTATGCCAACGGCGGTGGGAAGCGAGGTTCGCAGGGCAGCTGAAGACCTTGTCGCACTCGGGGCAGCGGTACTCGACGCGCACGATGCGGGAGCAGCGGTGCTGGGCCAGCGCGAAAGGGTCGGCATACTGCTCCTTGCACAGCTGGCAGATAAACTCCCCCAGCGGCGTGTGGCTGCCACCCATTACCCGGGACGGTGTTCCGGGCTCCTCTTCCTTGATCTTCAGACCCAAGACAGGAGACGTGGTCACCTCATCCGCGAAGCTCAACTTCCTCATGGCCTTTGGCTTCTTGACTCCCGCGGCGGCGGACCCGGACGCACAGGCGGGAGGTGCCTTGGCGCGGCGCTCTCCCGCGGCGGCCCGCTTCAGGCAGTGCAGGGTGGCGGAGAGCGCCGCGGGATCCGCCTGGAGTGCAGGCTCAGGGAACGGTGCCCGGAGCGGCATTAGGAACTGCTCCCCCGAGGTTGAGGCTGCTGCTGGCGCCACCGAGCAAGAGAAAGTGGCCACGGATGTGGCACCCCCGGGAAAGGACTCCGCGGAGACCGGCGAACTGAGGCAGCGCTCCAGGAACACTCGGCGTAGCTCCCCACCCGCCGGCTTCGCGGGACTGGGGCTGGGTCCGGGACCCTCGCTGCTGTCCGCCCTCCACTCCACGCCTTCTCGCCCGCCTGGCCCCGGGCTCACCCCAAATACCCGACAGGGCGACCCGGACAGTCCCCGGGCCGCCAGCCCCTTTCGCGCCTCCTCCACTGCGTCGGGTGCCGCCCGTTCCGCACCCGGCAGGGAGGCGCTCTGAGTCTCTTCGGGAAAGGGGGGCGCCACCTGGGGCTCCAACAGAGGAAAGGCCCTCTCGGCTAGGCGCACTCGGTACGAGCCGCCTGTCCGTTTAGTTCGCTTCACCAGAAAGCCCCTCGGCATGGTGGAGTCGAGAGCGCCCCGGGGCCGGAAGGAATACGGGCGCCGCGGGGCCTGAGAGCCGGCGGACGCTGCAGCTGCACGAGCCTCGCGGCTGCAGTCATGCGGAGGCAGCCTTTATAGCTGAGACGCGAGCGGGGAGACAGCCCGGCAGGCTCCGTGAGGGCCGACCAATCAGGAGTGAAAGCGGGCGCTGGGGGCGGGGCTTCCCTCTGGCCGGGCTAGCAGAAATTGACAGCGCGGGAGGCGGCGCGCGCCCCATCCCTGCCCCGGAGAGGCCTCGGTGAGACACCCGTGGCAAGTTGAGGGCAGCCTGAGGCCGCCTCTTCCTGAAACTCACCAGGCGAAGGTGCGCGAAGGTAAGACCCTGAGTTGAGGGAGCTTGACGGCCCACCCTCCTCAGCCGCCTCCAGGGACTGTCGGGCTGAGAAAACCGGTGGAGAGACAGACCCGCCACCTCCCGGTGCCCTCAGCCGAGCCCGGGCGCTGCTAACAGAAAAGCCCCCGCCCAGCGGGAGGACAGCCGGGGGCCAGGGGGCGGCCGGCGGCGGTGCCCGCGAGAGACGACCGGGTGGATGTCAGCGGGGGACGGGTGAACGTCTTCTGCCAGTATTGAGCTGAGGAAAAGCTGCACCGAGTGGCGGGGCAGCTAAATCCACCGCCCTGTGCCTACACTTGATGGCTGGAGCACGTCTGCCATCCAGTATCGATTGGGTCTGCCCGCTTCTGTGAGACTATGAGAATTCATCTGGGAAGAAGGACTCTCAGTGACGGAGATCGCGCGTGCTGGCAAGCGTCTGGAGCGCAGGAGCCAGCACGTTTCGGGGCCCTGGTCCACCGGCTTACAGGTGCCCAGTCATTGATGGGAGGaggagtggggagggaaaagtAGGATCTAATTTTCCTCCTTCCTCGTATaaagtggtttctttttttttttcacaccttCTTGCATCACCCAGAGACATGACTTATTGCCTAACTGACCTATTTAGCATGGTGTAGAGTGAGAAAGACTAGTGGAATCAGCATTACATCTTTCTGCTTCCCCTTGCATGATAAATGAGACTTTGCAAAAGGTATGTTATGGACCAAATGCAACAGCTTTTCATTGAGCACCAGGCAAAATGCCCAACATTGTTTTAAGTACTAGAGGAGATTTGAAAGTTTGTGATATTGGCTGAACCATAAAATAATTAGACAGTATCTGAGGATTTATAATAAAGTgggaaaatccaaaataaagatAAGTACGATGTGagatcaggaaggacaaagaattATGTGTTTGAGCCTCCTTAGTAAATCATGGTGGAGAAGAAGACAGAGGGAGGTGTAGTAAGCAGATAATATCATACAGGATCTAGACGTCGATAAAATACATTGTTTTCCTCCTaaagaatgaagttttttttACATTAGTTTTGAACGATTTGGAGGTAATTGTATATTTGTTAAACTTTGATTATGTTTTAGGCAATCTGCTTAAATGATCTTTAACCTTCACACATCCACACAAACCAGAAGGAGGTATTACTCTCTTTTTAAGATGAGGGATATGAGTCTTAGAGAAATTAGATAACTGGCAAGACTACCTAGTGTCCAGATTCAAACAGAGGTTTGGCTAATTCCAAAGCCCACACTCTTCACTGCACCAGTGGCTTCAAACTATTTTTTCTAATCTAACCCACAATAAGACATACGACTTACAGGATACACACACACGCTGGTAGCTGGAAAGTTTCACAAAATAGTTAATCcccttttttaacatttttttattgtatagtataacatacatatacaaagcaaagaataaaaaggcaatagttttcaaagtactcttcaacaagtagttaccacacagatcccagagttttttaTGGGCTACAATATtatcctgtcatatttttccttctaggtgctccagaatataggaggctagaaggcttaaatatatatttttttatcatcacaaaatgattcccttttatGCATTCTGGTattttctatgaaatgttcttatATTTCCCTGTTATAAATGCTGGTAATGTCAAACAAATTGGTAATGTCAAAAAAATTTCATAACTCAGAACAGATTAAGGCCCACAGCTTGAAAAACACTGCCATTATTTTGTTTCCCTTAAATACCAAGAATTCATacaaaattaaagtaaataaatatggcACTTAGAATCAATATTCTGGATCACTACTTAAAATATTTGAGTCTTGTAGTAGTGTTGGTAAGCTTAGTTTCTCAAATTGATAATTTCTGATATGTCAGCTTATGACATGTATGGCTTCTAACTCAAATTTTATGATTGTAGAATAAATTACTTTTACTTAAACACAGAAATTTTAAACAATAACAATCAggaaattgggggggggggaatgatTCTTCTTACCCTCAAATCATAGGGTGTATAAGACAAACTGGAATGACTAGCCTATTTTTAGCCACTTGAATATCTGGGAGTTACTCAGAAGgaactttatttcttctctcttccctccacccAGACATGCCCTTGTAAAAATTTAGCACTGGCTGCAGCTACTAGAGGCCTGTTCTCCTCCAAGAACGTGGAACTCTAAAGACCTTTCGCAAGTTCAAAACTGATTTCCCTTTCCTAAATCTGATCCCAATCTCAGTGTTCCTCATTTTGAGTAAATGACACCTCTATTCAATGAGCTACCTAGGTCAAAATTTTTTGGATCAAGCCAAACACCCCATATTTAGCAAATTCTATCAGCTCTACCTTCAAAGCATTTCCTAAATCTGAccacttctcagagcctttaccACTATACTCTATTTGGTCTCCTTGCTTCCACCCTTGCACCCTTGTAATGTAGTCGTCACAAAGTAGCAGGTGGATTCTATTAGAATGTAAATCtgatcattttattcatttgcttaaAATCTTCCAGTGACATCTGAtcacatttagaataaaatccaaagctCTGGTTTGTCTCTCACTATTCTTGAACCACATCTCCCACCATTTTCTTCCTCATTAAAATGTGTTCCAGCCACATTGGTCTCCTTATTTTTCTCAAACCTACCAAGCACACACCTACCTTAAGGctggtttttttttctgctagaacgttatttcttcaaatatgttcTTAGCTTGCTCCTTCTCTTTATTTGGATCTTTACTCAAAGAATACCAcctgtggtaattaggttcaggtgtcaacttggctaggcgaaggtgcctagttctactgctgtggataTGAAcaaatggcatgtgaacctcatctgttgctgattacatctgcaatgaatgatgtttgatttaattggctggtgcttaaatgggagagtTCGAGGTAGCatggcccaagcagctcagcatacctcatctccgCACTCACAGTTccgcccaggcctttggagatgcagaaaggatcaCCCCGGGggaagttattggaacccagaggcctggagagggccagcagagatcattctgtgccttcccacgtatgaaggaacctcagttgaaagttagctgcctttcctctgaagaactgtacgttaactaaataaatccccttttattgaaagccaatccatctctggtgtgttgcattcctgcagctagcaaactagaccacctCAGAAAGATCTTTCCTGAGTAGTCAAACTAAAATAGCAACCCTACTCCCCCCACCATCTTTAatcattttctctccctttacTCAGCTTTTTCTTCATAGTACCTATCACTATCtgtcattatattatatatatatttgtttatttgttaactGTTTGCTGTCCCCCATCAAACTGTAAAGTCCATGagaaagttcttttattttttcacggCTATAGTCCAATCTCtaaaacagtgcttggcacatatgTAAATGAGCTGACACATAAAATTAGGAACCAATAGGTTCAAAAGGGCATCAAAGCTTCTTATTGCTGGAGCCCACCCTGCCTGAGCACAGAGGAAGAAAGACGAAGTCATGTGGAGCTCCAGATCCTAAGCATGTGGAAATCCTGGTACAGAAAAATGAGAGGgtagtgttttattttcctaactgctaaaacaaataccacacaacacAATGGGGTgatttaaacaatggggatttattggatcatggttttgaggcttggagaactccaaaatcaagatgtcagcaaggcaTTACTTTTTACTGGAAGACAGctgcattctggggctggcttccagtgatccttggtgcttggcttttctgtcacattgcaATACAATACAAGTTGTAgagtcttctcccttctcttctgggttccgttgacttccagcttctggctgctccccccaGTTTCCCTTTCTGTGGCCTCTCTAAGAcctccaggaataggattaagacctttCCTGATTCATTTGGGTCATAACTTAAGTAATCTCTTCAAAAGTTTCTATTTACactggattcacacccacagaaatgcattaaaattaagaacatgtttttctgggttacataactccaagccagcACAGGTAGAGAGTTTTCTTATATTACATGCCTTGGAGGTTCTTTTCTTCCCTACCGATGCCACTATCCATAACTGAGGTCATTCCCGTTCCCTTCCTCTGAAGTCATTCcctgcagggaaaacaaacctTACTTTACAAATAGAGTTCCTACTATCTTAAGTTGTTCACAACCCAGGATACGAGGAGAATGGGAGCAGAAAAAAGTTGGTTGGCTGCGTAGATGAAAAGACAATACTGCCAAGATAAGACTACATGTGTGGACCGAATGTCAGGCATAAGTCATGTTCCCTCTGGGAGATTTAAAGGGAGATGGCATGGTATAGTCGTCAAGGGCACGGCTGTAAAATGAGACAGTCTTGAATTCAAATTTCAGCAATACTGTTAGCTGTTTAATTTTGCTCAAGTTACTCAGCTTATTTTTTTTagtatcagtttcctcatcacaaaatgctaaaaataatttttcataggGTGCTTTGAGAATTATACGTTGTTACATATGTGAAGTGCTTAATACAATGCATGGCACATAGCCCTAAATGAATGGGAGATAGCattgctattattatcattattatttaagtGTGTAAGGTGAAGGAAAGCTATTGAAAGTATTtaagattatatattttatagaaataacaGAATAATTTATGTGACTGTTTATCTTTTATATACACAATTATAATGCAAGGCAGCAATGACTATGCATACCATTTAATATGCTCAAAATTAATTTTGTCTCATATGGTTAAAATAAACTCACAAAACAtgttaaaagccaaaaggcaatgTAGTTTACCAGGTTAAGTCCAAGATTTGGAGTAAGTCGAGACCTGAATTTGATTCCTAGCTCTGCCTTTTCTTGTTGTGTGACTTGGACAGGACTCCCTGGTCCAGTTTCTTATCACATAAGCACAATAGCATAGTATTTTCCATAAAAATCAGTCTGGTTTCTTGTGGTAAGGAATGTAGTATAGTGCAGAAAAGCTGTGGCTGACAAGATAGGTTGGGGCCAGATTGCAAAAAAACATTTCATACCACACTAAATTGAGCTTGGATATTATTCAGTGCAAACtactgaagattttttttaatcatttaaactatataatcatttatttatttgtagaatCATAACTCTAGTTGTGTGTTAGAATAAAGGCATGGCATCAAGGGGAAGATGTGGCAAAGATTATAAGACTTAAGGTAGGGAGCATAAGCAGGAGAATATTATAATAGTTGATAGAAGATAATGTGGgactaattatttaaataataagtgatccaaaaattaattattagcctattttattatatttatttctaggaATGTTTTTCCCCCTCTGCTAAGCAGAACAATAGATGGCTTACACATTCTAAAAACTTGAAAGTAGAGGGAATTTACAACTTGACTTCCACTTGTTCATGAAAGACTGCCTGTTGAAATTGGGTTTCATTTCAGGAACTATAAGCAATCAGAAGAGTGAACTTGAGCTAGCAGAGAAGGATTTTCAATAGCATAAGATGCCAAACAGAAGTGGCATTTTGATTTTCTGTTATGCTGGGCATATGATAGTTCTTTACACTCAGTCATTCTCACAGTCCACATCACTAGCCCTATTGACAGCCCTGTCTTCTAAGGTAGCTCCCTCTCATCAAACTATTTTAGCCACTTTTTGGTTCAGTGTAAAACTCTCCTATATTGCGGACACTTAAACATTCATCAATGCTCCACAAAGACCCATCTTCttaattttattagtttcttcTATAAGAATGCTTACCTTCTTATTTCCAGTCTCAAAGGAGTAAGTACTTTCTGGAGCTGGTTTATTGCTCATAAAAGGAGTAGATTTGAATTCTAGCACTGTAATTTACTAAAGAGGTGTTCTGATTAAATTTGCTTActttttctgagtctcagttcttTATAGGCCGTTCTAAAATAGGCATAACAATACCTACATTGGAgaatgagaattaaattaaattaaataagttaGTATTATTTACAGCACAGGTTCACACTGGTTCTCAGTGTTGGTGTGTATAAACTTGGTGTTGCTTATAAACTCGTAAGGGTGGGGACTGACTATTTACCTCTTTCCACTATATGTATATGTGTTCCAAAGAATCATTCTGGAATAGTGATGAACGTCTTGCCTACCTggctaagaaaaagaaatcagtaaataagtaaacacacacacacacattcagacATAATTCCAttcatttgcttaaaaaaatgtatattttgcgTTTGTAACTACTAGCTTTAATGTACATATATGCTGCCCCACATAGATGAGGCAAATTGCATTACTTCTCTTCGGGTctatcaatttttgctttatatacttTGAAAATGTGACATAGGtgcatataaatttaaaagcaatatTGGTTTTGGTTAATTGAACTCTTCAGTATAGAGTGTCCCTTAAATTaggttttgtctgatattttctctAGGCAGACCAGCTTTGTTTTGGTGCGTGTTTACAaggtatatattttccttttaatgtcaACCTCTCTGTATCATGATATTTTAAATGTCTCCTGCTAACAACATTAGGGTTTTTTTAGCTACTCAAACAATCTTTAACTTTTAACTGGAGCATTTAGTCCTTTTACATGTGTGTATTTACTATTATATTTTGAATACGTCTGCCATTTTCAAAAGTGCTTCCTATTTGTCTGAActgttatatttccttttctctctcttttgttccCTTTTcaattgatttctgattttatgtatcaATTTTCCTCTCCTTACCAGTTTAGAATTAGCTCTTTGTATccttttattgattattttaaattacaaaggAAGTTAAGACACCTCAACTGCATTTACTCTTTTCTGACTTTACATGCTAttgttgtatattttaatttgtagttTAAAAGTCAcaagacattattattattaatgttgtTTTAAACTGTTAATGTTCATTTAGATTTagccacattttcctttttatttttattttttctcttaattccCTCTTGTAGCTCAGATTTTTCATGtgggattatttttttcctgcctaaaataacatgctttaaaattttcatcactAGATTTGTTAGTGGCAAAATCTCTCAGCTCAAGTGTGTCTGAAATATCTTTATCTTATCTACCTGTGGGATTGTAGGttggtaattattttctttcaacatgttaaaaataaaattccacaaTCTTTTGTTCCCCATGTTACTAGTGAAGAGTCAGCTGTCAGTATAATTGGGTTATTCTTTTGAAAGTAATTCATCATCTTCCCTGGCTacttttatggttgttatttatCTTTGTTGCTGTTTTACTATGATGTGCTCaggtgtggttttctttttacttaccATACTTTCAGTTCATAGGACGTCTTAAAATCAGTGCCTTGAAGACTTTTGCCAGCTTGGAAAACCCTCAGCTGTTAGCTCTTCAAATAATTGCTTCTGTCTCAATctcgttttctttttctcctagaACTCTGGTTATCTGTTATACATATCAATATAACCTCTATGTGTTTCCTTTCTCATATGCAGTTTCTGGTTTGTTTGCTTTACCTCTCCATGCTACACACTTGATAATTTCTTCtaatgtgttttcagtttcaCTTAGTATTACAGTGTATCTAATCTACAGTTAAAATGTTGTTGAACTTAAActtcttatttataaataaataaatttataatatatcaatatattaaacatataacacatttatttataactaaaatatatt is a window from the Tamandua tetradactyla isolate mTamTet1 chromosome 14, mTamTet1.pri, whole genome shotgun sequence genome containing:
- the INSM2 gene encoding insulinoma-associated protein 2, which encodes MPRGFLVKRTKRTGGSYRVRLAERAFPLLEPQVAPPFPEETQSASLPGAERAAPDAVEEARKGLAARGLSGSPCRVFGVSPGPGGREGVEWRADSSEGPGPSPSPAKPAGGELRRVFLERCLSSPVSAESFPGGATSVATFSCSVAPAAASTSGEQFLMPLRAPFPEPALQADPAALSATLHCLKRAAAGERRAKAPPACASGSAAAGVKKPKAMRKLSFADEVTTSPVLGLKIKEEEPGTPSRVMGGSHTPLGEFICQLCKEQYADPFALAQHRCSRIVRVEYRCPECDKVFSCPANLASHRRWHKPRPAAANAAAASSVDGKQPSSSSSCSPDSGAIVPFLAEGKENSRAERTQDQHSLARDSSRVDQHLDSAPRTSLPVLPHSEPPLPQVPYPEGVLGRRVPMPGSASGMGGSEIFVCPYCHKKFRRQAYLRKHLGTHEAGSARALAPGFGSERCAPLAFACPLCGAHFPSADIRDKHRLWHAVREELLLPALAGTSPEAPSPGAASDGNAQQIFSCKHCPSTFFSSPGLTRHINKCHPSESRQVLLLQMPLRPGC